From Actinopolyspora lacussalsi, a single genomic window includes:
- a CDS encoding uncharacterized membrane protein (DUF485 family) (product_source=COG3162; cog=COG3162; pfam=PF04341; superfamily=103473; transmembrane_helix_parts=Inside_1_59,TMhelix_60_82,Outside_83_96,TMhelix_97_119,Inside_120_139) has translation MSNTTPPPLRARHGERSEKTHASFGGIEKSAALGGKTGPDFAGIAGSAEFGELRSRLKRFVLPMTVLFLVLYLGYVLLAAYAPDFMGEPVFGNINVGLLFGVGQFVSTLLITTLYVKFAERRVDPEVDKLRETAGGGQP, from the coding sequence ATGAGCAACACGACGCCACCACCACTGCGCGCGCGGCACGGGGAGCGAAGCGAGAAAACGCATGCTTCCTTCGGCGGTATCGAGAAAAGCGCGGCACTCGGCGGAAAAACCGGCCCCGATTTCGCCGGAATTGCGGGATCGGCGGAATTCGGTGAACTGCGTTCACGGCTGAAGCGCTTCGTGTTGCCGATGACCGTGTTGTTTCTCGTCCTGTATCTCGGGTACGTACTACTGGCCGCCTACGCGCCGGACTTCATGGGCGAACCGGTCTTCGGCAACATCAATGTCGGCTTGTTGTTCGGGGTCGGACAGTTCGTTTCCACGCTCCTGATCACCACGCTCTACGTCAAGTTCGCCGAGCGGCGGGTGGATCCCGAGGTGGACAAGCTGCGGGAGACCGCCGGTGGTGGTCAGCCGTGA
- a CDS encoding cation/acetate symporter (product_source=KO:K14393; cog=COG4147; ko=KO:K14393; pfam=PF00474; tigrfam=TIGR00813; transmembrane_helix_parts=Outside_1_19,TMhelix_20_39,Inside_40_58,TMhelix_59_81,Outside_82_85,TMhelix_86_108,Inside_109_128,TMhelix_129_151,Outside_152_165,TMhelix_166_188,Inside_189_192,TMhelix_193_215,Outside_216_254,TMhelix_255_277,Inside_278_289,TMhelix_290_312,Outside_313_347,TMhelix_348_370,Inside_371_390,TMhelix_391_410,Outside_411_414,TMhelix_415_437,Inside_438_448,TMhelix_449_471,Outside_472_485,TMhelix_486_508,Inside_509_536): MNTLAQQQSPLGDTSPVVNISVFAGLILLTLLIAYRASSSGNTSDYFAAGGTFSGAQNGVALSGDFLSAASFLGIAGAIAVHGYDGFLYSIGFLVAWLVNLLLVAERLRNTGRFTMGDVLSFRMRRRPVRAAAAVSTLFITIAYMVAQMAGAGDLVALLLDIHSGAGQALVIAVVGVVMVGYVLIGGMKGTTWVQILKAVMLLLSVALITLFLLGKFGFNFSSLMQRAAENNPLGEGMFAPGAQYGESALTKLDFVSLSMALVLGVAGLPHVLMRFYTVPNSREARRSVVWATWLMSLFYLCTLVIGFGAAALVGTETINNAPGGENSAAPLLAYEIGGTVLLGVISAVAFATILAVVAGLTLTASASFAHDFYANVMRGGKADPASEVRVARITAMVIGVAAILGGILVNGQNIAFLVGLAFAIAASANLSTLVFTLFWKRFNTSGTLWGMYGGLASCLLLMLFSPVFSGSADSVFPSVDFSFFPLSNPGLVSIPMSFLCGVIGTLVRPRSADPEDFDAMKVRSLTGIGSRDVVH; encoded by the coding sequence GTGAACACACTGGCGCAACAGCAGTCCCCGCTCGGCGACACCAGCCCCGTCGTCAACATCAGCGTGTTCGCCGGGTTGATTCTGCTCACACTGCTGATCGCCTACCGGGCCAGCAGCAGCGGGAACACCAGCGACTACTTCGCGGCGGGGGGAACCTTCTCCGGTGCGCAGAACGGAGTCGCGCTTTCCGGTGACTTCCTGTCCGCTGCCTCGTTCCTCGGCATCGCCGGTGCCATCGCGGTACACGGCTACGACGGGTTCCTCTACTCGATCGGCTTTCTCGTGGCCTGGCTGGTGAACCTGCTGCTGGTCGCGGAGCGACTGCGCAACACCGGCCGGTTCACCATGGGCGACGTGCTCAGCTTCCGGATGCGCCGACGTCCGGTGCGCGCCGCGGCCGCCGTTTCCACCCTGTTCATCACGATCGCCTACATGGTCGCGCAGATGGCGGGAGCGGGCGATCTGGTGGCCCTGCTGCTGGACATTCACAGCGGTGCGGGACAGGCCCTGGTGATCGCCGTGGTCGGCGTGGTCATGGTCGGCTACGTGCTCATCGGCGGCATGAAGGGCACCACGTGGGTGCAGATACTGAAAGCGGTCATGCTGCTGCTGTCGGTGGCACTGATAACACTCTTCCTGCTGGGCAAGTTCGGCTTCAACTTCAGCAGCCTGATGCAGCGCGCCGCCGAGAACAACCCGCTCGGCGAAGGCATGTTCGCCCCGGGCGCCCAGTACGGCGAAAGCGCACTGACGAAGCTGGACTTCGTATCGCTGTCGATGGCCCTGGTGCTCGGCGTGGCCGGACTGCCCCACGTGCTGATGCGGTTCTACACGGTGCCGAACTCGCGGGAAGCGCGCCGATCGGTCGTGTGGGCCACCTGGTTGATGTCGCTGTTCTACCTCTGCACGCTGGTCATCGGATTCGGCGCGGCGGCACTGGTGGGTACCGAGACCATCAACAACGCGCCGGGTGGCGAGAACTCCGCCGCTCCGCTGCTAGCCTACGAGATCGGCGGGACGGTACTACTCGGTGTGATCTCCGCGGTGGCCTTCGCGACCATCCTCGCCGTGGTCGCGGGCCTGACCCTGACGGCGTCCGCCTCGTTCGCGCACGACTTCTACGCCAACGTGATGCGCGGCGGCAAGGCCGACCCGGCCTCCGAGGTCAGGGTGGCGCGCATCACCGCGATGGTCATAGGTGTCGCGGCCATCCTGGGTGGAATCCTGGTCAACGGGCAGAACATCGCCTTCCTCGTGGGACTGGCCTTCGCGATCGCCGCCTCCGCGAACCTGTCCACTCTGGTGTTCACGCTGTTCTGGAAGCGGTTCAACACCAGCGGAACCCTGTGGGGGATGTACGGCGGGCTCGCGTCCTGTCTGCTGCTCATGCTGTTCTCCCCGGTGTTCTCCGGGTCCGCCGACTCCGTCTTCCCCTCGGTGGACTTCAGTTTCTTCCCGCTGAGCAACCCGGGTCTCGTGTCGATCCCGATGTCGTTCCTGTGCGGTGTCATCGGCACCCTCGTACGGCCGCGTTCCGCCGATCCGGAGGACTTCGACGCGATGAAGGTGCGCTCGCTGACCGGTATCGGTTCGCGGGACGTGGTGCACTGA
- a CDS encoding haloalkane dehalogenase (product_source=KO:K01563; cath_funfam=3.40.50.1820; cog=COG0596; ko=KO:K01563; pfam=PF00561; superfamily=53474) — protein sequence MRVLTTPEEGFAGVVGFEHRPHHVELSDQDGGTLRMAYVAAGPADGPTVLLLHGEPSWSFLYRDVMSVLAEAGIRAIAPDLVGFGRSDKPSEIGDHSYARHVEWLRQFAFDVLDLRELTLVGQDWGGLLGLRLLAEHPDRFSGAVAANTGMPTGDHDMPEVWWRFRRAVEQAETLDVGRLVASGCARPMSPEVRAAYDAPFPDESYKAGPRAMPGLVPTNPDDPATEANRAAWRALAADDTPVLTAFSDSDPITAAMGPVLRKLLPGAAGQRHATIAEAGHFLQEDAGAELGRVVAEFVRRSD from the coding sequence ATGCGTGTACTGACCACTCCCGAAGAGGGTTTCGCCGGCGTCGTCGGCTTCGAGCACCGCCCCCACCACGTCGAGCTGTCCGATCAGGACGGCGGAACGCTGCGCATGGCCTACGTCGCGGCCGGTCCGGCGGACGGCCCGACGGTGCTGCTGCTGCACGGGGAGCCGAGCTGGTCCTTCCTCTACCGCGACGTCATGTCGGTGCTGGCGGAGGCGGGCATCAGGGCCATCGCTCCCGATCTCGTCGGTTTCGGTCGTTCGGACAAGCCGTCCGAGATCGGCGACCACAGCTACGCGCGGCACGTCGAGTGGCTGCGCCAGTTCGCCTTCGACGTGCTCGACCTGCGTGAGCTCACCCTGGTGGGGCAGGACTGGGGCGGGCTGCTGGGACTGCGGCTGCTCGCGGAGCACCCGGACAGGTTCTCGGGTGCTGTAGCGGCCAACACCGGCATGCCCACCGGCGATCACGACATGCCCGAGGTGTGGTGGCGGTTCCGCAGGGCCGTGGAGCAGGCGGAAACCCTCGACGTCGGACGGCTGGTGGCGAGCGGATGTGCCCGACCGATGTCGCCGGAAGTACGCGCCGCCTACGACGCGCCGTTCCCGGACGAGTCCTACAAGGCCGGGCCGCGCGCCATGCCGGGCCTGGTGCCGACCAACCCGGACGATCCGGCCACCGAGGCGAACCGTGCCGCGTGGCGAGCGCTGGCGGCGGACGACACACCCGTGCTGACCGCGTTCAGCGACAGTGATCCGATCACCGCGGCCATGGGGCCGGTGCTGCGCAAACTGCTGCCGGGCGCTGCCGGACAGCGACACGCGACCATCGCGGAAGCCGGTCACTTCCTCCAGGAGGACGCGGGCGCCGAACTGGGCCGCGTAGTGGCCGAGTTCGTGCGCCGTTCGGACTGA
- a CDS encoding hypothetical protein (product_source=COG5468; cog=COG5468; transmembrane_helix_parts=Inside_1_15,TMhelix_16_38,Outside_39_52,TMhelix_53_75,Inside_76_138), with translation MSNGTTTARRTPVMPAWTIWVGALVLLLVASLSMWLLLESFGSGSDRDKARLETVKVAGSIVLGTGGGVALLLAARRQRATELSLDQKERAAADARHDATERHAEHRPGAAAGTASAHPPDEPRTTLAARADQRPRGG, from the coding sequence ATGTCCAACGGCACCACGACGGCCAGGCGCACTCCGGTCATGCCCGCCTGGACCATCTGGGTGGGCGCTCTCGTGCTGCTGTTGGTGGCGAGCCTGTCGATGTGGTTGCTGCTGGAGTCGTTCGGCAGCGGCAGCGATCGGGACAAGGCCCGGCTGGAAACCGTCAAGGTCGCGGGCAGCATCGTGCTGGGAACCGGTGGAGGGGTCGCACTGCTGCTGGCCGCACGCAGGCAGCGGGCCACCGAGCTCTCGCTCGACCAGAAGGAACGAGCGGCTGCCGACGCCAGACACGACGCCACCGAGCGGCACGCGGAACACCGGCCGGGCGCGGCGGCTGGGACTGCGTCCGCCCACCCGCCGGATGAACCGCGCACAACCCTCGCTGCTCGTGCCGATCAACGGCCTAGAGGCGGGTGA
- a CDS encoding hypothetical protein (product_source=Hypo-rule applied; pfam=PF13576; superfamily=141571), translating into MPINGLEAGDELEEQQQEEQVRRTAQRLICSHLRPDPDASGEPTNPKFWHDISLDLTTATLQDWNLVDCRVHHVRLDRARFLGPAVFDRAEFTGQVRARETVFQHEAWFADTTFRRFVRLDRTEFHAEADFDRAVFEEWLSLSGAVLHGASSFRDVRTADSDREAPSKPSSGEGPPLPGSAPGEYERPGSQDGEPSDAAEERTRDQLVSPGELGSAVGSAGKRSTSDSRDTIRRMQG; encoded by the coding sequence GTGCCGATCAACGGCCTAGAGGCGGGTGACGAGCTGGAGGAGCAGCAGCAGGAGGAGCAGGTGAGGCGTACCGCGCAGCGGCTGATCTGCTCCCACCTCCGACCGGATCCGGACGCGAGCGGGGAGCCGACCAATCCGAAGTTCTGGCACGACATCAGTCTCGACCTGACCACCGCGACCCTGCAGGACTGGAACCTGGTGGACTGCCGGGTGCATCACGTGCGGCTGGACCGCGCGCGGTTTCTCGGCCCCGCCGTGTTCGACCGGGCCGAGTTCACCGGGCAGGTTCGCGCCAGGGAGACGGTGTTCCAACACGAGGCGTGGTTCGCCGACACCACGTTCCGGCGGTTCGTACGGCTGGACCGCACGGAGTTCCACGCCGAGGCCGATTTCGACCGGGCGGTGTTCGAGGAGTGGCTGAGCCTGTCGGGGGCGGTGTTGCACGGGGCGTCCTCGTTCCGGGACGTCCGGACGGCGGATTCGGACCGGGAAGCGCCGTCGAAACCTTCGTCCGGGGAAGGTCCGCCACTGCCCGGCAGTGCTCCGGGAGAGTACGAAAGACCTGGGAGCCAGGACGGGGAACCGTCGGATGCGGCGGAGGAAAGGACTCGGGACCAGCTGGTATCCCCTGGGGAGCTCGGCTCGGCGGTGGGTTCCGCCGGTAAGCGATCCACTTCGGACAGTCGCGACACGATCCGGCGGATGCAGGGCTGA
- a CDS encoding ribosomal protein S18 acetylase RimI-like enzyme (product_source=COG0456; cath_funfam=3.40.630.30; cog=COG0456; pfam=PF00583; superfamily=55729): MISLAELEKLMRRGWPAIRETTVDGWIARLSDGVTRRANSVLPVHCPNDLADAIGRVEELYRGHGLPPVFQVGPAARPSGLDSALARRGYEVRTPTIVQVAPIADVLRRIPPPHREVRVLNRPDSSWLELWWEVDGRGDPDSRAIAHEILTGGEALYAAGEDRHGTAAVGRLALVGSWAGVYCMAVRPDARRGGHASAILHGLLERAVELGSEHAWLQVTADNLAARDLYERAGFVTRSNYHYRELTKPVTETVPARTRTA, translated from the coding sequence GTGATCTCACTCGCCGAGCTGGAGAAGCTCATGCGACGGGGATGGCCCGCGATTCGGGAGACGACGGTCGACGGTTGGATCGCGCGGCTCTCCGACGGAGTGACGCGGCGGGCCAACTCGGTCCTGCCGGTCCACTGCCCGAACGACCTCGCCGACGCCATCGGCCGCGTCGAGGAGCTGTACCGCGGCCACGGACTGCCGCCCGTGTTCCAGGTCGGCCCCGCCGCGCGTCCCTCCGGTCTGGACTCCGCACTGGCTCGACGGGGATACGAAGTCCGAACGCCGACGATCGTTCAGGTCGCGCCGATCGCGGACGTACTGCGCCGGATTCCACCGCCCCACCGCGAAGTACGGGTGTTGAACCGACCGGACTCGTCCTGGCTGGAGCTGTGGTGGGAGGTGGACGGCCGGGGCGACCCCGATTCGCGGGCGATAGCCCACGAGATACTCACCGGTGGTGAAGCGTTGTACGCGGCGGGCGAGGACCGGCACGGCACCGCCGCGGTGGGACGGCTCGCCCTGGTCGGTTCCTGGGCAGGGGTGTACTGCATGGCGGTCCGGCCCGACGCGCGACGTGGCGGCCACGCGAGCGCGATCCTTCACGGTCTGTTGGAACGTGCCGTCGAGCTGGGAAGCGAGCACGCCTGGCTGCAGGTGACGGCCGACAACCTCGCCGCACGCGACCTCTACGAGCGGGCGGGATTCGTCACGAGGTCGAACTACCACTACCGGGAGCTCACGAAGCCCGTCACCGAAACGGTCCCCGCCCGAACGAGGACGGCGTGA
- a CDS encoding CheY-like chemotaxis protein (product_source=COG0784; cath_funfam=3.40.50.2300; cog=COG0784; pfam=PF07693; superfamily=52172,52540), with translation MQPSADDRFVVLNDEPVSENGADLLGTSDTADRLSDLIVSSRDSTPFTLAIDAGWGMGKSSLMRQLQLRLEGTEGVRTAWFNAWTSGSDALEVLIKSVLLRFDRNIVRRAYHRVAGAPRLSRWIRIGFRLAMTTFGLRRLVDELWAQLSVDPKSRNEIRGAVGEMAQEWVNSANSAGKQIVVFVDDLDRCRHDVVVTVCEAIKLYLDVPGLVFVIGCDQSALNRSIQQSDIAGAHPAGYLEKIVQVNYHSPQPGQRQVRDLVNGYASRSGTSRFFDDHVLNFVAERTGRNPRRIKRLINSFVLEYHLDKEWQDFGADILVRVLLLQHFYPAFYRLLTSSATEDPVQEFLEYHDVREDINMGGTNPESWRDVFTKYKIESPGENVDRDVLRDYLGQLEQQLPESFPRLVTDEVFTTTLRQLKESPRFDHLRQHLQRRRFQFDPGGIADAEERLPGEHTDMQGGYALVVDDVFAEKNGEFSDTGRIVTTLREWGAKVDTASDFESMKRAIRGRVPDIIVSDINRHGVDDSGLQDVQALRDENIYKGPVVFYVARVTPARRKWASELDAVGVTNSFSEAMEWARMSIFG, from the coding sequence GTGCAACCGTCGGCGGACGACCGTTTCGTCGTTCTCAACGACGAGCCGGTGAGCGAGAATGGGGCGGACCTGCTCGGTACCAGTGATACCGCCGACAGACTCTCCGACCTGATCGTCTCCTCGCGGGACTCCACTCCGTTCACGCTCGCGATCGATGCCGGCTGGGGCATGGGAAAAAGCAGCCTCATGCGACAGCTGCAGCTTCGACTGGAGGGGACGGAAGGAGTGCGGACGGCTTGGTTCAACGCCTGGACCTCGGGATCCGACGCCTTGGAAGTGCTGATCAAGTCCGTGTTGCTGCGTTTCGACCGGAACATCGTGCGCAGGGCTTACCACAGGGTTGCCGGAGCCCCGCGGTTGTCGAGGTGGATTCGCATCGGTTTCCGCCTCGCGATGACCACATTCGGCCTTCGACGGCTGGTCGACGAGCTCTGGGCGCAGCTTTCGGTGGACCCGAAGTCACGCAACGAGATTCGTGGTGCGGTCGGGGAGATGGCCCAGGAGTGGGTGAACTCGGCGAACTCGGCGGGTAAGCAGATCGTTGTCTTCGTCGATGATCTGGATCGTTGTCGGCATGATGTGGTGGTGACCGTCTGCGAGGCGATCAAACTCTATCTGGACGTCCCCGGGCTGGTGTTCGTCATCGGCTGTGATCAGTCCGCCCTCAATCGCAGTATCCAGCAGTCGGACATCGCGGGCGCTCATCCGGCCGGGTATCTGGAGAAGATCGTCCAGGTGAACTACCACTCGCCCCAGCCGGGGCAGCGTCAGGTGCGTGACCTGGTCAACGGCTACGCATCGAGATCGGGTACCTCGCGATTTTTCGACGATCACGTGCTGAACTTCGTCGCCGAGCGTACCGGCCGTAATCCGCGACGCATCAAGAGACTGATCAACAGCTTCGTGCTCGAGTACCATCTCGACAAGGAGTGGCAGGACTTCGGTGCGGACATCCTGGTCAGAGTCCTGCTGCTGCAGCACTTCTATCCGGCGTTCTACAGACTGCTCACCAGCTCCGCCACCGAGGATCCCGTGCAGGAGTTCCTCGAATACCACGATGTTCGTGAAGACATCAACATGGGCGGTACGAACCCTGAATCGTGGCGGGACGTCTTCACGAAGTACAAGATCGAATCGCCTGGCGAGAACGTTGACCGTGATGTGCTTCGCGATTACCTCGGGCAACTGGAGCAGCAGCTTCCGGAGTCCTTCCCCAGGCTTGTCACCGATGAAGTGTTCACCACCACGCTGCGTCAGTTGAAGGAGTCTCCGCGCTTCGATCACCTACGGCAGCACCTGCAACGTCGGCGGTTCCAGTTCGATCCGGGCGGGATCGCCGACGCCGAGGAGCGGTTGCCGGGTGAGCACACCGACATGCAGGGTGGGTACGCACTCGTCGTGGACGACGTCTTCGCGGAGAAGAACGGTGAGTTCTCCGACACCGGAAGGATCGTCACCACCCTGCGGGAGTGGGGGGCGAAGGTGGACACCGCCAGTGACTTCGAGTCGATGAAGCGGGCCATACGTGGCAGAGTTCCGGACATAATCGTCTCCGACATCAACCGGCACGGTGTCGACGATTCCGGGTTGCAGGACGTTCAGGCGCTGCGTGACGAGAACATCTACAAGGGGCCCGTGGTTTTCTATGTGGCACGTGTCACCCCCGCGCGGCGCAAGTGGGCCAGTGAACTGGACGCCGTCGGGGTGACCAACAGCTTCAGCGAGGCGATGGAGTGGGCTCGAATGTCGATATTCGGGTGA